One window of the Geotrypetes seraphini chromosome 19, aGeoSer1.1, whole genome shotgun sequence genome contains the following:
- the SLC35C1 gene encoding GDP-fucose transporter 1 isoform X2 codes for MRPLNLKRSRIFQMALMGSNSSLDGQEEKSAQEPFLIRAAKIALVVSLYWFISITMIFLNHYLLDSPSLNLDAPLFITFYQCVVTVLLCKGLSFLASIFPVGSLEFPSLHFDLKVLRSILPLSVVFIGMITFNNLCLKFIGVAFYTVGRCLSTVFNVIISYLLLKQTTSLHALLSCGIILGGFWLGIDQEGEEGTLSWIGIVFGVLASLCVSLNAIYTKKVLPVVDGSIWRLTFYNNLNACILFLPMMLLLGELKTVCHFDKLGSLHFWGFMTLGGIFGFAIGYVTGLQIKFTSPLTHNISGTAKACAQTVLAVIYYEEVKSLLWWASNMMVLSGSFSYTWVKGLEMNKVQVEHSPKANEKSDPGV; via the exons ATGAG ACCTTTAAATCTGAAGCGTTCCCGAATCTTTCAGATGGCATTGATGGGGTCCAACTCCAGCCTGGatgggcaggaagagaagagcGCTCAGGAGCCCTTTTTAATCAGAGCTGCCAAGATTGCCCTGGTGGTTTCTCTCTATTGGTTCATCTCCATCACCATGATCTTTCTGAACCATTACCTGCTGGATAGCCCTTCCCTGAATCTTGATGCCCCGCTCTTTATAACCTTCTACCAGTGTGTAGTCACTGTGTTGCTGTGTAAAGGGCTCAGCTTCCTTGCCAGTATCTTCCCTGTAGGCTCCCTGGAATTCCCCTCTCTCCACTTTGACCTCAAAGTGCTGCGCAGCATCCTTCCTCTCTCGGTGGTCTTCATCGGCATGATCACCTTCAATAACTTGTGCCTCAAGTTCATTGGCGTGGCATTTTACACTGTGGGCCGCTGCCTCAGCACCGTTTTCAACGTTatcatctcctacctgctgctgaAGCAGACCACCTCCTTGCATGCTCTCCTCTCCTGTGGGATCATTTTGG GTGGATTCTGGCTGGGAATAGACCAAGAGGGTGAAGAAGGCACCCTTTCATGGATTGGCATTGTCTTTGGCGTATTGGCAAGTCTCTGTGTATCTCTCAATGCAATCTACACCAAGAAGGTTCTGCCGGTGGTGGATGGTAGTATCTGGCGATTGACATTCTACAATAATCTGAATGCCTGTATTCTCTTTCTGCCTATGATGTTGCTCCTCGGAGAGCTGAAAACAGTCTGTCACTTTGATAAACTGGGTTCACTGCACTTCTGGGGCTTTATGACCTTGGGGGGCATCTTTGGATTTGCCATTGGCTACGTGACTGGACTTCAGATCAAGTTCACCAGCCCTCTGACCCACAACATCTCTGGAACGGCTAAGGCATGTGCCCAGACTGTGCTGGCCGTTATCTACTATGAGGAGGTGAAGAGCCTCCTCTGGTGGGCCAGCAACATGATGGTACTGAGCGGCTCTTTCTCTTACACTTGGGTGAAGGGTCTTGAGATGAACAAAGTGCAGGTGGAACACAGCCCAAAAGCAAATGAGAAAAGTGACCCTGGAGTTTAA
- the SLC35C1 gene encoding GDP-fucose transporter 1 isoform X1, with protein MALMGSNSSLDGQEEKSAQEPFLIRAAKIALVVSLYWFISITMIFLNHYLLDSPSLNLDAPLFITFYQCVVTVLLCKGLSFLASIFPVGSLEFPSLHFDLKVLRSILPLSVVFIGMITFNNLCLKFIGVAFYTVGRCLSTVFNVIISYLLLKQTTSLHALLSCGIILGGFWLGIDQEGEEGTLSWIGIVFGVLASLCVSLNAIYTKKVLPVVDGSIWRLTFYNNLNACILFLPMMLLLGELKTVCHFDKLGSLHFWGFMTLGGIFGFAIGYVTGLQIKFTSPLTHNISGTAKACAQTVLAVIYYEEVKSLLWWASNMMVLSGSFSYTWVKGLEMNKVQVEHSPKANEKSDPGV; from the exons ATGGCATTGATGGGGTCCAACTCCAGCCTGGatgggcaggaagagaagagcGCTCAGGAGCCCTTTTTAATCAGAGCTGCCAAGATTGCCCTGGTGGTTTCTCTCTATTGGTTCATCTCCATCACCATGATCTTTCTGAACCATTACCTGCTGGATAGCCCTTCCCTGAATCTTGATGCCCCGCTCTTTATAACCTTCTACCAGTGTGTAGTCACTGTGTTGCTGTGTAAAGGGCTCAGCTTCCTTGCCAGTATCTTCCCTGTAGGCTCCCTGGAATTCCCCTCTCTCCACTTTGACCTCAAAGTGCTGCGCAGCATCCTTCCTCTCTCGGTGGTCTTCATCGGCATGATCACCTTCAATAACTTGTGCCTCAAGTTCATTGGCGTGGCATTTTACACTGTGGGCCGCTGCCTCAGCACCGTTTTCAACGTTatcatctcctacctgctgctgaAGCAGACCACCTCCTTGCATGCTCTCCTCTCCTGTGGGATCATTTTGG GTGGATTCTGGCTGGGAATAGACCAAGAGGGTGAAGAAGGCACCCTTTCATGGATTGGCATTGTCTTTGGCGTATTGGCAAGTCTCTGTGTATCTCTCAATGCAATCTACACCAAGAAGGTTCTGCCGGTGGTGGATGGTAGTATCTGGCGATTGACATTCTACAATAATCTGAATGCCTGTATTCTCTTTCTGCCTATGATGTTGCTCCTCGGAGAGCTGAAAACAGTCTGTCACTTTGATAAACTGGGTTCACTGCACTTCTGGGGCTTTATGACCTTGGGGGGCATCTTTGGATTTGCCATTGGCTACGTGACTGGACTTCAGATCAAGTTCACCAGCCCTCTGACCCACAACATCTCTGGAACGGCTAAGGCATGTGCCCAGACTGTGCTGGCCGTTATCTACTATGAGGAGGTGAAGAGCCTCCTCTGGTGGGCCAGCAACATGATGGTACTGAGCGGCTCTTTCTCTTACACTTGGGTGAAGGGTCTTGAGATGAACAAAGTGCAGGTGGAACACAGCCCAAAAGCAAATGAGAAAAGTGACCCTGGAGTTTAA